The following proteins come from a genomic window of Vidua chalybeata isolate OUT-0048 chromosome 2, bVidCha1 merged haplotype, whole genome shotgun sequence:
- the RAB6A gene encoding ras-related protein Rab-6A isoform X3: MILLVPPNPHHSRPVAEGSAHSACAGRAERRLRERGGGGRSGGSGTGTHTDTGTSPGLAAFAGEEEDEEKKQEEAEGSGRGSRVPPRGAERARGGGGSSIMSSGGDFGNPLRKFKLVFLGEQSGCRALVPSGSWRNKRPRDIWRKLRKNLVLQEGSWSGLCSHLVVLCLEG; this comes from the exons ATGATTCTCCTCGTCCCTCCCAACCCACACCATTCCCGGCCCGTAGCAGAGGGAAGCGCCCACAGCGcctgcgcggggcgggcggagcgCCGGCTCCGGgagcgcggggggggggggcgaagcggcggcagcggcaccGGCACCCACACCGACACCGGCACATCACCGGGGCTCGCAGCCTTCGccggggaggaggaggacgaggagaagaagcaggaggaggCGGAGGGAAGCGGTCGCGGGTCGCGGGTGCCGCCGCGGGGAGCGGAGCgagcgcggggcggcggcggctcctccaTCATGTCGTCGGGCGGGGACTTCGGGAACCCGCTGCGGAAATTCAAGCTGGTGTTCCTGGGCGAGCAGAGCG GATGCAGAGCTCTCGTTCCAAGTGGCTCCTGGAGGAATAAACGCCCTCGTGATATTTGGAGAAAACTGCGGAAGAATCTGGTGTTGCAAGAAGGGAGCTGGAGTGGGCTGTGCTCACACCTTGTTGTTCTTTGTCTGGAAGGTTAA
- the MRPL48 gene encoding 39S ribosomal protein L48, mitochondrial isoform X1: protein MYPSMTDVRDVPQWRGGLASHGDTEDNNNPCNRLLPFPKLSLGQRSLLSHVLGLEERAAAARENRLCAAGDALLACHRSYKSRPTHGIGKFKYLLPKELPKRRKEKVQMKEINAGTEYQYGDINIQMTSYDLCLVEHFAQYVHRLCNRLSIRVNESYAMPTKTNEVLFLEEKGSKMQLDAVLTTHQRVVQICGLSSTFAPILLEIIQSSQPEGVHLLMKQHTEADFKSRLKSRPELEELLAEMS, encoded by the exons ATGTATCCATCTATGACAGATGTCAGAGACGTTCCTCAGTGGAGAGGTGGACTCGCTTCTCATGGAGACACAGAGGACAACAACAATCCCTGCAATCGGTTACTGCCCTTCCCCAAACTCAGCCTGGGGCAACGCTCCCTCCTCAGCCACGTTTTGGGGCTGGAGGAAAG agcagcagcagccagagaaaaCCGTCTGTGTGCTGCAG gTGATGCACTCCTGGCTTGCCACAGATCCTACAAGTCCCGACCTACCCATGGAATTGGGAAGTTTAAATACCTGCTCCCAAAGGAG cttccaaagaggagaaaggaaaaagtgcaGATGAAAGAGATCAATGCTGGCACCGAGTACCAGTATGGAGACATCAACATCCAGATGACTTCCTATGATCTGTGCCTGGTGGAGCATTTTGCTCAGTACGTCCACAGACTCTGCAACCGCCTCTCCATCCGGGTCAACGAGAG ctACGCCATGCCCACCAAAACCAACGAGGTGCTGTTCCTGGAAGAGAAGGGATCCAAAATGCAGCTGGATGCAGTCCTTACCACCCACCAGAGGGTTGTCCAG atCTGCGGTTTGAGCTCGACGTTTGCTCCCATACTGCTGGAAATCATTCAGAGTAGCCAGCCTGAGGGGGTGCATCTGTTGATGAAACAG CACACGGAAGCCGATTTCAAGAGCCGACTGAAGTCTCGACCAgagctggaagagctgctggcagaaatGTCCTGA
- the MRPL48 gene encoding 39S ribosomal protein L48, mitochondrial isoform X2, which translates to MMAAVPKVLCSEKGVLLRQVLALSRAAAARENRLCAAGDALLACHRSYKSRPTHGIGKFKYLLPKELPKRRKEKVQMKEINAGTEYQYGDINIQMTSYDLCLVEHFAQYVHRLCNRLSIRVNESYAMPTKTNEVLFLEEKGSKMQLDAVLTTHQRVVQICGLSSTFAPILLEIIQSSQPEGVHLLMKQHTEADFKSRLKSRPELEELLAEMS; encoded by the exons ATGATGGCGGCGGTGCCGAAG GTGTTGTGCTCGGAGAAGGGAGTGTTGCTCAGGCAGGTGTTGGCCCTCAGCAG agcagcagcagccagagaaaaCCGTCTGTGTGCTGCAG gTGATGCACTCCTGGCTTGCCACAGATCCTACAAGTCCCGACCTACCCATGGAATTGGGAAGTTTAAATACCTGCTCCCAAAGGAG cttccaaagaggagaaaggaaaaagtgcaGATGAAAGAGATCAATGCTGGCACCGAGTACCAGTATGGAGACATCAACATCCAGATGACTTCCTATGATCTGTGCCTGGTGGAGCATTTTGCTCAGTACGTCCACAGACTCTGCAACCGCCTCTCCATCCGGGTCAACGAGAG ctACGCCATGCCCACCAAAACCAACGAGGTGCTGTTCCTGGAAGAGAAGGGATCCAAAATGCAGCTGGATGCAGTCCTTACCACCCACCAGAGGGTTGTCCAG atCTGCGGTTTGAGCTCGACGTTTGCTCCCATACTGCTGGAAATCATTCAGAGTAGCCAGCCTGAGGGGGTGCATCTGTTGATGAAACAG CACACGGAAGCCGATTTCAAGAGCCGACTGAAGTCTCGACCAgagctggaagagctgctggcagaaatGTCCTGA
- the LOC128783499 gene encoding cytochrome c oxidase assembly factor 4 homolog, mitochondrial produces the protein MAKAGHGWSRAAAEQGEAEEGEDPLDARIARTGCLEQHRRLQECMAERQDWRHCQEQLRAFGACMARRQQPQRGPSPARPPD, from the coding sequence ATGGCGAAGGCCGGGCACGGCTGGAGCCGCGCGGCGGCGGAGCAGGGCGAGGCGGAGGAGGGCGAGGACCCGCTGGACGCCAGGATCGCGCGGACcggctgcctggagcagcaccgGCGGCTGCAGGAGTGCATGGCGGAGCGGCAGGACTGGCGGCACTGCCAGGAACAGCTCCGAGCCTTCGGCGCCTGCATGGCCCGGCGGCAGCAGCCGCAGCGCGGGccgagcccagcccggcccccgGACTGA